AAAATGAAAGATTACTTATATAAATAGCTGGAATGGAGAGCAATATGAAAAATATGAGCAATAATATGAGCAATAAATTAAAAGTGTTAATAATATTGATGTCATTAGTCTTATTAGTAGCTTTAATAATTGTTACTATTGGTGTTGGTAGTGTAAGTATATCAGTAAAAGAAATTATAGATACTTTCTTAGGACACGGAAATGAAATAAATGAAAGTATTATTATGGATATGAGATTACCTAGAATAATCATAGCTGTTTTTGTTGGAGCGGGACTTTCAATATCAGGTGCTTTACTTCAATCAATCATGAATAATCCACTAGCGGATCCTGGAATTACAGGGGTATCATCTGGAGCTAGTCTCCTTGCTATAACAGTTATGTTATACTTCCCAAAGTTACATGGAGTATTACCTCTTATGGCTTTTTTAGGTGCAATAGTTGCTTGTATGATGGTATTTATATTATCTTGGGACAAAGGATTAAATCCTATGAGGGTTATTTTATCAGGTGTTGCAGTAAATGCTGTTTTTGTTGGAGCAACATCATTGCTTTCAATATTAAATAGTGACAAGATACAAGGTATTTTATTATGGATAAATGGAAGTATAGCCTACAAAGGTTGGACAGAAGTAAAATATTTAGTTCCATATAGTGTTATAGGAATAATTCTTGCCTTACTTTGTGCAAAAGGAGCTAATTTATTAGCATTAGGGGATGATGTAGCAACTAATCTTGGAGTAAATGTAACAAAAACTAGATTTTTAGTAGCTTTAGTTGCAGTATTTTTAGCAGGGGTTAGCACATCAGTTGTAGGTATTATAGGGTTTATAGGTCTTATAGTTCCTCATATATGTAGGTTAATACTTGGATATGATTATAAATATTTAATTCCCATGAGTGCGATAATGGGGGGGATATTATTACTTCTTGCAGATACTTTGGCAAGATTTGTTGCAAGACCTGTGGAGCTTCCAGTAGGTATTTTAATGGCTATG
This Clostridium novyi NT DNA region includes the following protein-coding sequences:
- a CDS encoding FecCD family ABC transporter permease, with the translated sequence MKNMSNNMSNKLKVLIILMSLVLLVALIIVTIGVGSVSISVKEIIDTFLGHGNEINESIIMDMRLPRIIIAVFVGAGLSISGALLQSIMNNPLADPGITGVSSGASLLAITVMLYFPKLHGVLPLMAFLGAIVACMMVFILSWDKGLNPMRVILSGVAVNAVFVGATSLLSILNSDKIQGILLWINGSIAYKGWTEVKYLVPYSVIGIILALLCAKGANLLALGDDVATNLGVNVTKTRFLVALVAVFLAGVSTSVVGIIGFIGLIVPHICRLILGYDYKYLIPMSAIMGGILLLLADTLARFVARPVELPVGILMAMLGGPFFLFLLRRRK